A genomic segment from Moorena sp. SIOASIH encodes:
- a CDS encoding tetratricopeptide repeat protein, protein MRVLSLPKFGTIIPKINKGTYLPISLSPHTLPTTPCSEVPAPKSLLPTPYSLLPTPLQPMLNLIDADDDLPPASPEEQYQDLLRALRRRRGFGLLFVRCYPAEGEKLVKQVTQDLPQKNIEVLRLEEPIDNLYDIVQDIPDRDHINVLFIQGLEYSFYKYEEAKRQQGWDNKAIYSYSWKGVPHILNHLNQQRERFRDNFKICFVFLLRSFSLNYFIHRAPDFFDWRSGLFDFPSQSEDLQQEYSRIIKESDYGKYQSFTPEERIQKIIAIEELLEPEHQTPEKRADLLFELGIILVFAKEYEDAIANLDQALKFKPDHHKAWQIRGFELSQLGQKEAAIESYDQALKFKPDDHLTWLIRGIVLSDLGQKEVAIESYDQALKLKADDHLAWTSRGIALSDLGGLKAAIDSYDQALKYKPDDHEALYHRGIALWQLGRLKAAIDSYDQALKFKPDYHQAWLNRGIALRKLGQNEAAIESFDQALKFKPDYHQAWHNLGLSLWELGQNEAAIDSFDQALKFKPDDHGAWNNRGLALSELGLKEAAIDSFDQALKFKPDDHGAWNNRGLALSELGQNEAAIDSFNQALKFKPDDHKLFRNRGTALLKSRQNEAAIDSFNQALKIKPDDHLTWFIRGVCLSNFGEKEAAIESYDQALKFKPDFHEVWIKRGLALWKLGENEAAIDSFDQALKFKIDIHEVWIIRGIVLGQLGQNKEAIDSFDQALKFKPNFHEVWYLRGIALSYLEQKEAAIESFDQALKYKPDFHEVWVIRGNELQQLGRNEEAIDSFDQALKYKPDDHEVWTNRGLVLSELGQKEAAIESFDQGLKFKPDDYQLLYFRGNALWKLGRNEEAIDSFDQALKYKPDYHIAWYIRGFALWELGRNEEAIDSFDQGLKFKPDDYIAWYIRGVVWDMRGVVWYIRGFALWQLGRNEEAIDSFDQALKFKPDLQQALSNRGLAPWQLGRNEAAIDSSDQALKFKPDYDPDYHNTWIIRGFALWQLGRTEAAINSFDQALKFKPDHHDVWHIRGIALSKLGRNEAAIESYDKAVRIKPDDHQAWYHKACCYALQGNVDLALYNLQQAITLNPEDYRDMAKTDSDFDTIRSDQRFQALINIKSGILGSG, encoded by the coding sequence TTGAGAGTTTTATCACTCCCAAAATTTGGCACAATCATACCCAAAATCAACAAGGGCACCTATCTCCCTATCTCCCTATCTCCCCACACTCTTCCCACTACTCCCTGCTCCGAAGTCCCTGCTCCGAAGTCCCTACTCCCTACTCCCTACTCCCTACTCCCTACTCCCTTACAACCAATGCTAAACCTTATAGATGCGGACGATGATTTACCGCCAGCGAGTCCAGAAGAACAATACCAAGACTTACTCCGTGCCCTCCGAAGGCGCAGAGGGTTTGGATTATTATTTGTCCGTTGTTATCCGGCAGAAGGAGAAAAGTTAGTTAAGCAGGTTACGCAGGATTTGCCTCAGAAAAATATAGAGGTGTTACGCTTGGAGGAGCCCATTGATAATTTATACGACATTGTTCAGGATATCCCCGATCGAGATCACATCAATGTTTTATTTATCCAAGGTCTAGAATACTCGTTTTATAAGTATGAAGAGGCGAAACGTCAGCAGGGATGGGACAACAAAGCAATTTATTCCTATAGTTGGAAAGGGGTTCCTCATATTTTAAATCATCTCAACCAACAGCGAGAACGATTTCGAGACAATTTTAAAATTTGTTTTGTGTTTCTCTTACGGTCATTTTCCCTGAATTATTTTATCCACCGCGCTCCGGACTTTTTTGACTGGCGTTCTGGCCTGTTTGACTTTCCTAGCCAATCAGAGGATTTACAGCAAGAATACTCTCGGATTATAAAGGAAAGTGACTATGGTAAATATCAGTCTTTTACTCCTGAAGAAAGAATTCAAAAAATTATCGCTATTGAAGAACTCCTGGAACCAGAGCATCAAACTCCTGAGAAGCGAGCAGATTTACTATTTGAACTAGGAATTATACTGGTTTTTGCCAAAGAGTATGAAGACGCGATCGCTAACTTAGACCAAGCTTTGAAATTTAAACCTGATCACCACAAAGCTTGGCAAATCCGGGGGTTTGAACTATCGCAATTAGGACAAAAAGAAGCAGCGATTGAATCCTATGATCAAGCTTTAAAATTTAAACCCGATGACCACCTAACTTGGTTGATCCGGGGGATTGTCCTATCGGATTTAGGACAAAAAGAAGTAGCGATTGAATCCTATGATCAAGCTTTGAAATTAAAAGCGGATGACCACCTAGCTTGGACTAGCCGGGGGATTGCGCTATCAGATTTAGGAGGTTTAAAAGCAGCCATCGATTCCTATGACCAAGCTTTGAAATATAAACCGGATGACCACGAAGCTTTGTACCACCGGGGGATTGCTCTATGGCAATTAGGACGTTTAAAAGCAGCCATCGATTCCTATGACCAAGCTTTGAAATTTAAACCAGATTACCACCAAGCTTGGCTCAACCGGGGGATTGCCCTACGAAAATTAGGACAAAACGAAGCAGCGATTGAATCCTTTGACCAAGCTTTGAAATTTAAACCAGATTACCACCAAGCTTGGCACAACCTGGGGCTTTCCCTATGGGAATTAGGACAAAATGAAGCAGCAATTGATTCCTTTGACCAAGCTTTGAAATTTAAACCCGATGACCACGGAGCTTGGAACAACCGGGGGCTTGCCCTATCGGAATTAGGACTAAAAGAAGCAGCAATTGATTCCTTTGACCAAGCTTTGAAATTTAAACCCGATGACCACGGAGCTTGGAACAACCGGGGGCTTGCCCTATCGGAATTAGGACAAAACGAAGCAGCGATTGATTCGTTTAACCAAGCTTTGAAATTTAAACCCGATGACCACAAACTTTTTAGAAATCGGGGTACTGCCCTATTGAAATCAAGACAAAATGAAGCAGCGATTGATTCGTTTAACCAAGCTTTAAAAATTAAACCCGATGACCACCTAACTTGGTTCATCCGGGGGGTTTGCCTATCAAATTTCGGAGAAAAAGAAGCAGCGATTGAATCCTATGACCAAGCTTTGAAATTTAAACCCGATTTCCATGAAGTTTGGATCAAGCGGGGGCTTGCCTTATGGAAATTAGGAGAAAACGAAGCAGCAATTGATTCCTTTGACCAAGCTTTGAAATTTAAAATTGATATCCACGAAGTTTGGATTATCCGGGGGATTGTCTTAGGGCAATTAGGACAAAACAAAGAAGCCATCGATTCCTTTGACCAAGCTTTGAAATTTAAACCCAATTTCCACGAAGTTTGGTATTTACGGGGGATTGCCCTATCGTATTTAGAACAAAAAGAAGCAGCGATTGAATCCTTTGACCAAGCTTTGAAATATAAACCAGATTTCCACGAAGTTTGGGTCATCCGGGGGAATGAGCTACAACAATTAGGACGAAACGAAGAAGCCATCGATTCGTTTGACCAAGCTTTGAAATATAAACCCGATGACCACGAAGTTTGGACAAACCGGGGGCTTGTCCTATCGGAATTAGGACAAAAAGAAGCAGCGATTGAATCCTTTGACCAAGGTTTGAAATTTAAACCCGATGACTATCAATTGTTGTATTTCCGTGGGAATGCCCTATGGAAATTAGGACGAAACGAAGAAGCCATCGATTCGTTTGACCAAGCTTTGAAATATAAACCCGATTACCACATAGCTTGGTACATCCGGGGGTTTGCCCTATGGGAATTAGGACGAAATGAAGAAGCCATCGATTCGTTTGACCAAGGTTTGAAATTTAAACCCGATGACTACATAGCTTGGTACATCCGGGGGGTAGTTTGGGACATGCGGGGGGTAGTTTGGTACATCCGGGGGTTTGCACTATGGCAATTAGGACGAAATGAAGAAGCCATCGATTCGTTTGACCAAGCTTTGAAATTTAAACCCGATCTCCAGCAAGCTTTGAGTAACCGGGGGTTGGCTCCATGGCAATTAGGACGAAACGAAGCAGCAATTGATTCGTCTGACCAAGCTTTGAAATTTAAACCCGATTACGATCCCGATTACCATAATACTTGGATAATTCGGGGGTTTGCCCTATGGCAATTAGGACGAACCGAAGCAGCAATTAATTCCTTTGACCAAGCTTTGAAATTTAAACCGGATCACCACGACGTTTGGCACATCCGGGGCATTGCCCTATCGAAATTAGGACGAAACGAAGCAGCGATTGAGTCCTATGATAAAGCTGTGAGAATTAAACCCGATGACCACCAAGCTTGGTACCACAAAGCCTGCTGTTATGCCCTACAAGGAAATGTAGACTTAGCCCTATATAACTTGCAACAGGCAATTACTCTCAATCCTGAAGACTATCGAGACATGGCAAAAACTGACTCAGATTTTGACACCATTCGCTCAGATCAGCGGTTTCAGGCGTTGATTAATATCAAGTCTGGGATTTTAGGGAGTGGGTAA
- a CDS encoding AAA family ATPase, whose protein sequence is MTYTSDLLENLYNAFDPSQPLPAGDPVYVDCREVRGDGEIQVDLGKEMLLSKRETYHLYGGHRGAGKSTELFRLKQYLEQNNFYVVYFAADEEDVDSEDTQYTDILLACTRHLLEDLKESANPKPLLNWLESRWQELKDLALTEIAFDGLSAEAKISQYGKLTANLRAVPTLRQQIRQKINPHTVTLLKALNQFITEAKQNLPAGCTKLAVIADNLDRIVPVIQESNQTNHEEIFLDRSEQLTGLKCHIIYTVPISMLYSKRANDLRDIYGDAQVLPMIMVRTKEGNIYQPGFNKVKEVISKRVGQFAPNRSLETDIFESPEALERLCLMSGGHVRNLLLLIQTAIARTETLPISLRAVQRSITDARDTYRRTVQDGQWSVLADVYRSKQIHNNDQYRQLLFNRCLLEYQYFDDEGERQCWYDVHPLIKGIKQFQDAYAQLDSQQ, encoded by the coding sequence ATGACTTACACCTCTGATTTACTGGAAAACCTCTACAATGCCTTTGACCCCTCCCAACCCTTACCCGCAGGGGACCCGGTTTATGTCGATTGTCGGGAAGTGCGGGGGGATGGAGAGATCCAAGTAGATTTAGGGAAAGAGATGTTGCTTTCTAAGCGAGAGACCTATCATTTATATGGAGGTCATCGGGGGGCAGGAAAATCTACAGAATTGTTCCGATTGAAGCAATATTTGGAACAAAATAACTTCTATGTGGTGTATTTTGCCGCAGATGAAGAAGATGTGGATTCCGAAGATACTCAATATACCGATATTCTGCTGGCCTGTACTCGCCATTTGCTCGAAGACCTCAAGGAAAGTGCTAATCCCAAGCCGTTGCTGAACTGGCTGGAAAGCCGCTGGCAAGAGTTAAAAGATTTGGCTCTAACTGAAATAGCATTTGATGGACTAAGTGCAGAAGCAAAAATTTCTCAGTATGGCAAGCTAACTGCTAATTTAAGAGCTGTACCAACATTGCGTCAACAGATTCGACAGAAAATTAATCCCCACACCGTTACTCTCCTAAAGGCGTTGAATCAGTTTATTACAGAAGCCAAACAGAACTTACCAGCTGGATGTACTAAATTAGCAGTGATTGCCGATAATCTAGACCGGATTGTCCCAGTTATCCAAGAGAGTAACCAAACTAATCATGAAGAAATTTTTTTAGACCGTAGTGAACAATTAACGGGATTAAAGTGCCATATTATCTACACAGTTCCGATTTCAATGCTGTACTCCAAGCGAGCTAATGATTTGCGAGACATCTATGGTGATGCCCAGGTGTTACCGATGATTATGGTACGAACTAAAGAGGGTAACATCTATCAGCCTGGATTCAATAAAGTTAAAGAAGTGATTAGCAAGCGAGTCGGCCAATTTGCTCCCAATCGCTCCCTAGAAACAGACATATTTGAAAGTCCAGAAGCCTTAGAGCGCTTGTGTCTGATGAGTGGAGGTCATGTGCGGAATTTGCTATTATTAATCCAAACCGCCATTGCTCGCACCGAAACCTTACCCATTTCCCTCAGAGCAGTGCAACGATCCATTACTGATGCACGAGATACCTATCGCCGAACGGTTCAGGATGGACAATGGTCGGTTTTAGCTGATGTTTACCGCTCCAAGCAGATACACAATAATGACCAGTATCGTCAGTTATTATTTAATCGCTGTTTGTTAGAGTATCAATACTTCGATGACGAAGGAGAAAGACAGTGTTGGTACGATGTTCATCCCCTGATTAAAGGGATTAAGCAATTTCAAGACGCCTATGCTCAACTAGACTCACAGCAGTAA
- a CDS encoding cytochrome P450, producing the protein MFEHSWTILAFLVAIGISLLLWRWQQRQLALRSIYGLPSPKGKWLTGNAMELLAAAKQGTYSLTIFRWMQQYGSMISLRIFTRPMVMVAKPQLIESILTEGQAQGIFTRSPSFYHAYKDVFGVHLGNQVGEAWKWRRQTAAPAFRASRFTQKFDLIRQGCQQVITQLQSSAQTGKEVQVDPLFVDLTMNIIAYFFLGVTFEKTSNFAGEPPLDAKRLYAALALLEKHVLLQTAGRSRWFKFLPTSEGREYRQAQDYLQQNLKPRVAMALQVARASEAESPSVSSSFRDSMLVQFAKNPQHDQDSLMAETRAFIFAGHDTTAHTMSFAVGELGLNPGVFQAAQQVVDEAWEKEGELNLSTLKHLDYIEAVVKETLRLHPVATGIPLVTTQETELDGVKMPKNVGVEPFFWAAGQDPEMFPKPEEFRPERWLQKETDQQPLPLLFGFSRGSHFCVGAPLALLEATVMLSLLLRHFNWELVNGRDSLEDVNQYLTVFPRDRMPIRFVSRTESRA; encoded by the coding sequence ATGTTCGAGCATTCATGGACAATTTTAGCTTTCCTTGTCGCAATAGGGATTAGCCTTCTCCTGTGGCGTTGGCAACAACGCCAGCTAGCCTTGCGCTCGATATATGGCCTTCCATCACCCAAGGGGAAATGGCTCACAGGTAACGCCATGGAACTTCTTGCCGCTGCAAAACAAGGAACCTATTCTCTGACAATCTTTCGATGGATGCAGCAATACGGCTCCATGATTTCGCTACGGATCTTCACCAGACCTATGGTGATGGTGGCAAAGCCCCAACTGATTGAAAGCATTTTGACAGAGGGGCAAGCTCAGGGGATATTTACTCGCAGTCCATCCTTTTATCATGCCTACAAAGATGTGTTTGGCGTACATCTCGGAAACCAGGTTGGTGAAGCTTGGAAGTGGCGTCGCCAAACCGCAGCACCAGCTTTCCGAGCCAGTCGATTCACTCAAAAGTTCGATCTCATCCGTCAGGGGTGTCAGCAAGTCATCACACAACTTCAAAGCTCGGCTCAAACAGGCAAAGAGGTTCAAGTTGATCCCTTATTTGTGGACTTGACTATGAATATCATTGCCTACTTTTTCCTAGGTGTTACCTTTGAGAAAACCTCAAACTTTGCAGGGGAACCCCCCTTAGATGCCAAGCGCCTGTATGCAGCTCTTGCACTCCTCGAAAAACATGTACTTTTGCAGACCGCAGGTCGCAGTCGATGGTTTAAGTTTCTCCCTACTTCAGAAGGCCGAGAATACCGACAGGCTCAAGATTATTTACAACAGAATTTAAAGCCTCGGGTCGCGATGGCGTTGCAAGTGGCCAGGGCTTCTGAGGCCGAATCCCCATCAGTCAGTTCGTCATTTCGCGATTCGATGTTGGTTCAATTTGCTAAAAACCCCCAGCATGACCAAGACTCCCTGATGGCAGAGACCCGAGCCTTTATCTTTGCAGGTCATGACACTACTGCTCATACCATGTCCTTTGCAGTCGGGGAGTTGGGGCTTAATCCTGGAGTCTTTCAGGCCGCACAACAGGTTGTGGATGAAGCCTGGGAGAAGGAAGGGGAGCTAAATCTTTCTACTTTGAAACATTTAGACTATATAGAAGCTGTGGTCAAGGAAACATTACGACTCCATCCAGTGGCCACCGGAATCCCCCTAGTCACGACCCAAGAGACAGAATTGGATGGGGTCAAGATGCCAAAAAATGTAGGCGTCGAACCTTTTTTCTGGGCTGCGGGACAGGATCCTGAGATGTTTCCAAAACCGGAAGAATTTCGTCCAGAACGATGGCTGCAAAAGGAAACTGACCAACAGCCACTCCCCCTCCTGTTTGGATTTTCCCGAGGATCTCATTTTTGTGTAGGCGCACCTCTAGCACTTTTAGAAGCAACGGTGATGTTGTCTTTACTCCTGCGTCATTTTAACTGGGAACTTGTAAATGGCCGAGATTCTCTAGAAGATGTTAATCAGTATTTAACAGTATTTCCGCGCGATCGCATGCCGATTCGTTTTGTTTCGAGAACTGAATCCAGAGCTTAG
- a CDS encoding dynamin family protein: METTNFIHELDRVARVRAEIASNLNQIKNTLEQSESAGEQNSGKLGLERDIEDIYKVSKNLQQGRFRLLVLGDMKRGKSTFLNALIGENLLPSDVNPCTALLTVLRYGAQKKVTVYFNDETLPQEIDLESFKHRYTIDPDQAKRLEQEQKLAFPNVSHAVVQYPLPLLEKGIEIVDSPGLNDTEARNELSLSYINNCHAILFVLKATQPCTLEERRYIENYLKGRGLTVFFLINAWDEIRKGLIDPEDSEELAAAEEKVRQVFQANLMDYFQVEAQTYQKRVFEISSLIALRRRVKNSEDSLEGTGFPELMAALNSFLTKERAIAEMRQAKILAQQVYNHVHEAIERRIPLLDQDVNQLKQQISEVAPEFEKLTEIRDQFQEEIRITRNRTAKAVANSFRDYILNLGNTFESDFVRYQPDLGFLDFLRQGKRDEFNAAFKRAFERYINEKISDWEVTAEQKISQAFLELARSAANYGAIYGKIADAMTEKLIGKKVYTNTTMDSAETSPTWASWAMGFLSLASGNVAGVFLAGAGFDWKNILVNWFAVWGITSFLLIFTTTFTTALIGPLYFALMGLGVGALQADQARKQLIQATKKELVNYLPKLAEEQWQPIHDAVNECFDDYERQVIKRLNDDIKSRKDELDNLVEQKESNQVNRETELKRLRSLDADVLSKVNGIESVYGYLLAAPM; this comes from the coding sequence ATGGAAACCACAAATTTTATCCATGAACTCGATCGAGTTGCCAGAGTTCGTGCTGAAATCGCCAGTAATTTAAATCAAATCAAGAACACTCTTGAGCAATCGGAATCCGCAGGGGAGCAAAATTCCGGTAAGTTAGGCTTAGAGAGAGATATTGAAGATATCTATAAAGTCAGTAAAAATTTACAGCAGGGGCGATTCCGACTACTAGTATTAGGGGATATGAAGCGGGGAAAAAGTACATTCCTCAATGCCTTAATTGGTGAGAACTTACTGCCCAGTGATGTGAATCCTTGTACAGCTTTACTGACGGTATTACGCTATGGTGCTCAAAAGAAAGTTACAGTGTACTTTAATGATGAGACACTACCCCAAGAAATTGATTTAGAAAGTTTTAAGCATCGCTATACCATCGACCCAGATCAAGCCAAGCGACTAGAACAAGAGCAAAAGCTAGCCTTTCCCAATGTTAGCCATGCCGTGGTGCAATATCCCTTACCGTTGCTAGAAAAAGGGATTGAAATTGTAGATAGTCCAGGACTGAATGATACGGAAGCGCGCAATGAGTTATCCCTCAGTTACATTAATAATTGTCACGCTATCCTGTTTGTCCTCAAAGCAACTCAGCCCTGTACTCTAGAAGAACGTCGTTATATCGAAAATTATCTTAAAGGTCGGGGATTAACAGTTTTCTTTTTAATTAATGCTTGGGATGAGATTCGTAAGGGATTGATTGACCCGGAAGACTCCGAAGAACTCGCAGCAGCTGAGGAAAAAGTCCGTCAAGTCTTCCAAGCTAACCTGATGGATTATTTTCAAGTAGAGGCACAGACTTATCAGAAACGAGTCTTTGAAATTTCTTCATTGATAGCGTTGCGTCGCCGGGTTAAAAATTCCGAGGATTCTCTTGAAGGAACGGGATTTCCTGAACTGATGGCAGCACTTAATTCATTTTTAACCAAAGAACGTGCGATCGCGGAAATGCGCCAAGCTAAAATCCTAGCTCAGCAAGTCTATAACCATGTCCATGAAGCGATTGAACGGCGTATTCCATTGCTGGATCAGGATGTTAATCAGTTGAAACAGCAGATTAGCGAAGTCGCACCGGAATTTGAGAAACTGACGGAAATTCGCGATCAATTTCAGGAAGAAATCCGAATTACCCGTAACCGTACAGCAAAAGCTGTCGCTAATTCCTTTCGGGACTATATTTTAAATTTAGGTAATACCTTTGAATCGGACTTTGTCCGCTATCAGCCAGATTTAGGCTTTCTGGATTTCCTGCGACAGGGGAAACGGGATGAGTTTAATGCAGCATTTAAGCGAGCCTTTGAACGATACATTAACGAAAAGATTTCGGATTGGGAAGTCACCGCTGAGCAAAAAATAAGTCAAGCATTTTTAGAACTAGCTAGGAGTGCCGCTAATTATGGTGCCATCTATGGTAAGATAGCTGATGCCATGACTGAAAAGTTAATTGGTAAAAAGGTTTACACGAATACCACTATGGATTCAGCAGAAACTTCACCAACCTGGGCCAGTTGGGCGATGGGATTTTTATCCTTAGCTTCAGGTAATGTTGCTGGTGTGTTTCTAGCTGGTGCTGGATTTGATTGGAAAAATATTCTGGTCAATTGGTTTGCTGTGTGGGGAATTACTAGCTTTTTATTGATTTTCACAACAACTTTTACAACAGCATTGATAGGACCATTATATTTTGCTCTGATGGGTCTAGGGGTTGGGGCTTTACAAGCCGATCAAGCTCGCAAACAATTAATTCAAGCTACTAAGAAAGAGTTGGTAAACTATTTGCCTAAGTTGGCTGAGGAGCAATGGCAACCAATTCATGATGCGGTCAACGAGTGTTTTGATGATTATGAACGCCAGGTGATTAAACGATTAAATGATGACATTAAATCCCGGAAGGATGAGTTGGATAATTTGGTAGAGCAAAAAGAGTCTAATCAAGTTAATCGCGAGACTGAGTTAAAGCGTCTGAGAAGTTTGGATGCTGACGTATTGTCTAAGGTTAATGGTATTGAATCCGTTTATGGGTACTTGCTAGCAGCTCCAATGTAA
- the rsmH gene encoding 16S rRNA (cytosine(1402)-N(4))-methyltransferase RsmH, giving the protein MQNEPLQANTTPFFHVSVLSQELIEGLAVCPGGHYLDATVGGGGHTELILAAAPDVEVTAIDRDANAIAAAKTRLASYGGRVHFWQENFAEYQANDRVFDGIIADLGVSSAQLDLPERGFSFRHTAQLDMRMDQSKSLTAKDVINHWGEVRLADAFYKYGEERLSRRMARRIVEKRPFQTTTELANAIASCVPPKYRYGRIHPATRVFQALRIVVNQELESLETFLDIAPHWLKPGGRLGIISFHSLEDRIVKHKFRDLSKNCSLLRVLTKKPTVAQAEEIQLNPRARSAKLRFAERLELSIQD; this is encoded by the coding sequence ATGCAAAATGAACCATTACAGGCAAATACAACACCCTTTTTCCATGTGTCGGTATTGAGTCAGGAATTAATTGAGGGACTAGCTGTCTGTCCTGGTGGTCATTACTTAGATGCCACTGTCGGTGGTGGTGGACACACTGAGTTAATTTTAGCAGCAGCACCGGATGTGGAGGTTACAGCTATTGACCGGGATGCTAATGCGATCGCAGCCGCCAAGACCAGGTTAGCCAGTTATGGCGGAAGAGTTCACTTCTGGCAGGAAAATTTTGCCGAATATCAGGCTAATGATAGGGTATTTGATGGTATTATTGCGGATTTAGGCGTCAGTTCAGCTCAGCTAGATTTACCAGAGCGAGGCTTTAGTTTTCGCCATACTGCTCAGTTAGATATGCGGATGGACCAAAGCAAGTCTCTGACGGCAAAGGATGTTATTAATCATTGGGGTGAGGTACGGCTAGCGGATGCTTTTTATAAGTATGGGGAAGAACGGTTATCCCGGCGGATGGCACGCCGGATTGTTGAGAAGCGTCCGTTTCAGACAACCACTGAATTAGCCAATGCGATCGCATCTTGTGTTCCCCCGAAATACCGCTATGGCAGGATTCACCCAGCGACTCGGGTGTTTCAAGCCCTAAGGATTGTCGTCAACCAGGAACTTGAGAGCCTCGAAACCTTTCTCGACATTGCCCCCCATTGGCTGAAACCAGGAGGAAGACTTGGAATTATCAGTTTTCACAGCTTGGAAGACCGGATTGTGAAGCACAAATTCCGGGATTTGTCAAAGAATTGCTCACTATTGCGAGTGCTAACCAAAAAACCAACTGTAGCACAAGCTGAAGAAATCCAGCTTAACCCTCGTGCTCGTTCCGCTAAACTCAGATTCGCAGAGCGACTAGAGCTGAGTATTCAAGACTAA